CGATTCTTCTTCTGATTTCAACAGGATCAACACCGGGGTCATAAATATTCCTGTCTTCAAAAAGGACTTCTCCCTTTACCCTGGTTCCATCGATGAGGTCATTCATTCGATTAAGCAACCTCAGAAGGGTCGATTTACCGCACCCGGACGGGCCTATCAGGGCAGTGACCCTGTTTTCCTCAAAGTCCATATTGATATCCGTCAGTGCTTTGAAATCGCCATAATAAAAGTCCACATTTCTAACTTTTATTATACTGTTATTTCGCACCATTACCATCCTTTTCTCTTCCTCATATAACTCCTGATCATAATTGCAATCAAATCAATTCCTAAAACCAGAGCCACAAGTACCAATGCTGTCCCGTATTGAATTGGTCTGGTCTGCTCAATATGTGTGCCCGCTGTCGCCAGAACATAGATATGGTAGGGAAGAGCCATCACTTCGTCAAAAATCGACGCGGGGAGTTTTGCCGTGAAGAATGCCGCTGCCGTAAACATAATCGGGGCTGTCTCACCCGCCGCCCGACCGATACCCAGAATGGAACCTGTCAGAATTCCCGGCAGTGCATTAGGTAAGACAATCTTTAAAATTGTCTGCCATCTGGAAACACCAAGAGCCAAAGATGCCTCCCTGAATGTTTGAGGCACCGCCTTGAGTGCTTCTTCAGAGGCCCCGATAATCGTCGGTAAAATCAAAAACCCAAGGGTCAATGCCCCCGAGAGAATACATGAACCGAACTGGAGAAAAACCACAAAAAGCCCAAGACCGAAAAGCCCGAAAACAATCGAGGGAACCCCGGCCAGGCAATTCACGCCAATCCTGATAATCCTTACCACGGGACCTTCCTTTGCATATTCACTGAGATAAACGGCCGACATCACACCAAGCGGCAGCGCAATGATAATCGCTCCCGACGTTAAATAAATGGTCCCCAGTATGGCCGGCATAATGCCGCCTTTCGTCATGGAATCTCTCGGCGGGAGGGTAAGGAAATCCCAGCTAATCGCACCTATTCCATTGACAAATATATAAAAAAGGAACCCGCCAAGTGATACCACTATGATTAAAGCGGATAACCGGACAACCCCTAAAAACATATTCTGCTTAAAATAGCGCCATTTCATATTTGAATCGTACTCATAATGTTGCAGAGCCTACCTCTTTAAATTTTGTTGAAATATAATCCGCAATCAGATTGAAAAATAGTGTCATGAAAAAAAGGGCAGCTCCTGTCGCAAAAAGCGCGTGGTAATGATCGCTCTGGAAAGGGGCCTCCCCCATCTCCGCTACAATACTTGCCGGCATTGGTCTGACGGAATCAAAGATACTCTCCGGTATGGCGGCGGCGCCCCCGGCCACCATGAGAACAACCATAGTTTCGCCGATAGCCCTTGCCATCCCCAGTATAACAGCCGTTGAAATCCCGGAAAGCGCCGCCGGCACAATAACCTTCGCAATAGTTTCAAACCTTGTTGCCCCCAGGGCATAAGAAGCCTCTTTAAACTCCCGCGGCACAGAATAAAGGGCATCTTCCGAAATACTCGAAATTGTGGGAACAGCCATAATGGCCAATATAATTGAGACATTGACTATATTCAGACCAGTAGGCAGATCAAAGGTTTCCTGAAGCCATGGAGCAAGGACAACCATCCCGAAAAATCCGAGTACAACAGAAGGAAGACCTGCGAGGAGTTCAATCGCGGGTTTTAGGATTTCTTTCATCAATGGGGAAGCTATCTCAGATACATAGATTGCCGAAAGAATGCCCAGCGGAACAGCTATCAATGAAGAAAAAAGTGTGACGATAATGGAGCCGACAATAAGAGGCCATATACCAAAATCCGGCGGGTCATAAGTGGGATACCACTCGTTGCCGAAGATAAAATCCTTGACAGAAACCACCTTGAATATGGGCAACCCCTCTCTAAAGAGAAAGACAACGATAAGTCCCAGAATAAATATGGAAACCAGCGCGAAAAAGAAAAAAACATTCTTTATAATTATTTCTTTAAACTTTCTGGACATAACAGAACCTGAAAAGGGTTAAAAGTACAAGGTTAAAGGTGTAAAGAGTTATTGCACGCCCTTCACCCTTCACCATTCGCCTTTTACCTTCATTTAATACAACGGCACAAAACCTTCCTTTTTGACAATTTTCTGTCCTTCGGGGCTGACGACAAAATTGATGAAATCCGATACTGTTCCCTTTGGCCAGCCGTTGGTAAACATGAAAAGTGGCCTCGCAATGGGATATGTCCCGGACAGGGCGGTCTGGACGGTGGCCTCAATCCCACTTACTTTTATTGTCTTGACGCTCCTGTTCAAATATCCAAGCCCGATATAGCCGATGGCGTAACTGTTTTTAGATATGACCTGAACAATCGCTCCGTTGGATGCCTGCAGTTGAGCCCTGGGTGTAACTCTGGCCTTATGAAGAACCTTCTTCGCCCAGACCTCGTAAGTACCCGAACTGGTATCCCTGGAAACCACGACAATCCGTTTGTCTTTCCCGCCAACCTCCTTCCAGTTTTTGATTTTTCCCTGATAAATGAGACTCATTTGCTCGATTGTGAGATCAGTCACCGGATTTTCGGGATGAACGATCGGGACAATGGCGTCAATAGCCACACGATGAGGAACAGGATAGCTTCCCTTTTCCACGGCGAGCTTTATTTCTTTACCCTTGATGAAACGTGAAGTATTCGCAATATCTGTGGATTTATCTATCAGGGCCTTGATCCCATTGCCTGAACCGCCACCGGACAGAGAGATATTAACCTCCGGGTGTTTCTTCATATACGCCTCAGCCGCTGCCTGGGCCACGGGAAGAACCGTCGTTGAACCCTTTATCACAATGGTCTCGCCCGCGGAGGCTGCACCCCAGCCCAACATCAAGCACATAAAACTCAACACTAAAACTCTCATCATTCTAAACATCTTCTCCACCTTCCTTCATTATTTTATGAAGGAAAGATACAGCACAAATGTTACGATTTGATTACAGGCTGATGAAGATAGTGTGAAGATAAGATATGGAATGTGATTAATGGTAAAGTATGTTGAATGAATTTGGGGGGAATGGTTTGGATGGGGGCAGCAAAAGCGGCACCTCATTATAACGTTATTTAAGGAATGTTCTGCTACTTGATATCCGCAAATTTATAGCCAGCTCCTCTTACCGTGAGAATATACTCCGGCTTTTCCGTATCTTTTTCAATCTGTGCCCTCAGACGTCTGATATGGACATCCACGGTTCGGGGTTCCACAAAGGCATCATCACCCCACACATAATCCAGAAGTTGATCCCTGGTGTAAACCCTTCCCGGATGCTGAGAGAAGAATTTCAGAAGCTTGAATTCTGTCGGGCTCAGATCAACTTTTTTATCATCAACTGTAACTTCATAAGTATTGTAGTCGATATGCAAACCTTTAAAGGTAAAAATTTCCTTTTCTTTTGTCTCTTCTTGTGATTCAAATCTCCTTAGCACCGCACGTACACGAGCTATCAGTTCTCTCACACTGAAAGGCTTGGTGATGTAATCATCAGCCCCCATCTCAAGACCCAGGATTTTGTCGATCTCTTCACCCTTTGCCGTGAGCATAATAATGGGCAAGGAGACGGTCTCCGGATTTTTCCGGATGAATTTGCAGACTTCCAACCCCTGAATACCCGGAAGCATAAGATCAAGGATGACTAGATGGGGGTCTTTGGACCCAATCAGCTCCAGAGCTTCCTCTCCATCATAGGCCTTTACGACAGTAAACCCCTCCTTTTCAAGA
This is a stretch of genomic DNA from Syntrophales bacterium. It encodes these proteins:
- the pstA gene encoding phosphate ABC transporter permease PstA; amino-acid sequence: MKWRYFKQNMFLGVVRLSALIIVVSLGGFLFYIFVNGIGAISWDFLTLPPRDSMTKGGIMPAILGTIYLTSGAIIIALPLGVMSAVYLSEYAKEGPVVRIIRIGVNCLAGVPSIVFGLFGLGLFVVFLQFGSCILSGALTLGFLILPTIIGASEEALKAVPQTFREASLALGVSRWQTILKIVLPNALPGILTGSILGIGRAAGETAPIMFTAAAFFTAKLPASIFDEVMALPYHIYVLATAGTHIEQTRPIQYGTALVLVALVLGIDLIAIMIRSYMRKRKGW
- a CDS encoding phosphate ABC transporter substrate-binding protein, which translates into the protein MMRVLVLSFMCLMLGWGAASAGETIVIKGSTTVLPVAQAAAEAYMKKHPEVNISLSGGGSGNGIKALIDKSTDIANTSRFIKGKEIKLAVEKGSYPVPHRVAIDAIVPIVHPENPVTDLTIEQMSLIYQGKIKNWKEVGGKDKRIVVVSRDTSSGTYEVWAKKVLHKARVTPRAQLQASNGAIVQVISKNSYAIGYIGLGYLNRSVKTIKVSGIEATVQTALSGTYPIARPLFMFTNGWPKGTVSDFINFVVSPEGQKIVKKEGFVPLY
- the pstC gene encoding phosphate ABC transporter permease subunit PstC; translation: MSRKFKEIIIKNVFFFFALVSIFILGLIVVFLFREGLPIFKVVSVKDFIFGNEWYPTYDPPDFGIWPLIVGSIIVTLFSSLIAVPLGILSAIYVSEIASPLMKEILKPAIELLAGLPSVVLGFFGMVVLAPWLQETFDLPTGLNIVNVSIILAIMAVPTISSISEDALYSVPREFKEASYALGATRFETIAKVIVPAALSGISTAVILGMARAIGETMVVLMVAGGAAAIPESIFDSVRPMPASIVAEMGEAPFQSDHYHALFATGAALFFMTLFFNLIADYISTKFKEVGSATL
- the phoB gene encoding phosphate regulon transcriptional regulator PhoB, giving the protein MKILVVDDEKDIVDLIAYNLEKEGFTVVKAYDGEEALELIGSKDPHLVILDLMLPGIQGLEVCKFIRKNPETVSLPIIMLTAKGEEIDKILGLEMGADDYITKPFSVRELIARVRAVLRRFESQEETKEKEIFTFKGLHIDYNTYEVTVDDKKVDLSPTEFKLLKFFSQHPGRVYTRDQLLDYVWGDDAFVEPRTVDVHIRRLRAQIEKDTEKPEYILTVRGAGYKFADIK